The Strix aluco isolate bStrAlu1 chromosome Z, bStrAlu1.hap1, whole genome shotgun sequence genome contains a region encoding:
- the TMEM174 gene encoding transmembrane protein 174, which yields MEQNNNNVEDFSLNVFSVTPYQANRSDALVSDGDKAGATLLFSGVFLGLVGITFTVMGWIKYDGITHLEWTQLLGPILLSVGVTFILIAVCKFNMLTCKPCKEREENTSDLDQTASGQSFVFTGINQPITFHGATVVQYIPPPYPAQEGIAVNPGYLHPVLSCCGAVSSSTSPIPTPGSAHFCPAYTLDNPAFTGDENYAIYPAENTRNQRSEDSSDEPEELLEDYTCDDLSPPRYEEIYPLSS from the exons ATGGAGCAGAACAACAACAATGTAGAGGATTTCTCCTTGAACGTCTTTTCTGTCACTCCTTATCAGGCAAACAGATCCGATGCCCTGGTGTCGGATGGGGATAAAGCTGGCGCCACTTTGCTCTTTTCAGGTGTGTTTTTGGGACTGGTGGGGATCACTTTCACTGTGATGGGATGGATAAAATATGATGGCATTACTCACCTGGAGTGGACTCAGTTACTAGGGCCTATTCTGCTGTCTGTTGGGGTGACTTTTATTCTGATTGCTGTTTGTAAATTTAACATGCTTACATGCAAGCCCTgtaaagaaagagaggaaaatacatCAGACCTCGACCAGACTGCAAGTGGACAGTCCTTTGTCTTCACCGGCATTAACCAGCCTATAACTTTTCATGGCGCCACAGTGGTACAGTACATCCCTCCGCCGTACCCAGCCCAGGAAGGTATTGCTGTGAATCCTGGCTACCTTCACCCAGTGCTCAGCTGCTGTGGTGCTGTCTCCTCCAGCACCTCACCGATTCCCACCCCAGGCTCTGCTCACTTCTGCCCTGCCTACACCCTGGATAACCCAGCTTTTACTGGAGACGAGAACTACGCTATTTATCCTGCAGAGAATACCAGGAATCAGAG GTCAGAGGACAGTTCTGATGAGCCAGAAGAACTGCTGGAAGACTACACCTGTGATGACTTGTCACCTCCACGTTATGAGGAAATATACCCACTGTCTTCATAA